One Microcoleus sp. bin38.metabat.b11b12b14.051 genomic window carries:
- a CDS encoding diflavin flavoprotein — protein MTNTLTPTLASNARPRDVQFIPIALDTFMVRSRTWERLKFEVEYSLQKGTTANSYIIQADKTALFDPPGESFTQNYLDCLQQRLDLTKLDYVILGHFNANRAVTIKALLELAPEVAFVCTNPAAIGLRSAFPEQQLNILIVRGEETLDLGKGHKLKFLATPTPRWPDELCTYDRQTTIVFTDKFFGSHVCGDQVFDEGWSVYSEDRRYYYDSLHASQAKQVLTAMDKLADLTAAFYAPGHGPIVRYGLHELSNLYREWSQQQNSKDLTVALIYASAYGNTATLAQAIAKGITKAGVAVETINCEFAEPGEIKEAIEKCAGFIIGTPTLAGHAPTQIQTALGIVLSTATKSKLAGVFGSFGWSGEAIDLVEGKLKDAGYRIGFEPIRAKFKPTAATIHECKEAGTDFAQALIKSQKLRAPKPQLTGGSDRTEQAVGRLVGSLCVLSARRGDVTSAMLASWVSQATFSPPGLTIAVAKDRAIEALMYAGDKFVLNILAEGRQLRKYFMKNFAPGEDRFAGVETTEASNGCPVLTDALAYLECEVIGRMECGDHWVVYAAVENGHLLKNDGVTAVHYRKSGSHY, from the coding sequence ATGACTAACACTTTGACTCCGACACTCGCATCTAATGCCAGACCCCGCGACGTGCAATTTATCCCGATCGCACTTGATACATTTATGGTGCGATCGCGCACTTGGGAAAGACTCAAATTTGAAGTAGAATATTCCCTGCAAAAGGGGACAACAGCAAATAGCTATATCATACAAGCCGACAAAACTGCTTTGTTCGACCCGCCGGGGGAATCTTTCACCCAAAATTATCTAGATTGTTTGCAGCAGCGACTAGATTTGACCAAGCTAGATTACGTGATTTTGGGGCATTTTAACGCTAACAGAGCCGTGACAATTAAAGCTTTGTTAGAATTGGCTCCTGAAGTAGCTTTTGTTTGTACGAATCCAGCCGCGATTGGTTTGCGATCGGCTTTTCCCGAACAACAGTTAAATATTTTGATCGTTCGGGGTGAAGAAACTCTCGATTTAGGAAAAGGCCACAAATTAAAATTCCTGGCGACTCCGACTCCCCGCTGGCCTGACGAACTTTGCACCTACGATCGGCAAACTACCATCGTGTTCACTGACAAATTTTTTGGTTCTCACGTTTGCGGCGATCAAGTATTTGATGAAGGGTGGAGCGTTTACAGCGAAGATCGGCGCTATTATTATGATTCTCTGCACGCTTCTCAGGCGAAACAAGTGCTGACGGCAATGGATAAATTAGCTGATTTAACAGCAGCATTTTATGCTCCCGGTCACGGCCCGATCGTCCGTTACGGCCTCCACGAATTGAGCAATTTGTATCGGGAATGGAGCCAACAACAAAATTCTAAAGACTTGACAGTTGCTTTGATTTATGCTTCGGCTTACGGCAATACGGCGACTCTAGCGCAGGCGATCGCCAAAGGCATTACGAAAGCCGGTGTTGCTGTAGAAACTATCAACTGCGAATTTGCAGAACCGGGAGAAATTAAAGAGGCGATCGAGAAATGCGCCGGATTTATCATCGGTACTCCGACGCTAGCCGGACACGCACCGACGCAAATTCAAACTGCTTTGGGAATTGTGTTATCTACCGCAACTAAAAGCAAGTTAGCGGGGGTTTTCGGTTCTTTTGGCTGGAGTGGAGAGGCGATCGACTTAGTTGAAGGAAAATTAAAAGATGCTGGCTATCGCATCGGATTTGAGCCGATTCGAGCGAAGTTTAAGCCGACGGCGGCGACGATTCACGAGTGCAAAGAGGCGGGAACCGATTTTGCTCAAGCTTTGATTAAGTCGCAAAAATTGCGGGCGCCGAAACCTCAGTTGACTGGTGGGAGCGATCGCACGGAACAAGCTGTAGGAAGATTGGTAGGTTCGCTGTGCGTACTGTCGGCGCGGCGAGGAGATGTTACAAGTGCGATGTTGGCTTCGTGGGTGTCGCAAGCCACGTTTAGCCCTCCGGGTTTGACGATTGCTGTAGCGAAGGATCGGGCGATCGAAGCTTTGATGTACGCCGGAGATAAATTTGTCTTGAATATATTAGCAGAAGGACGACAGTTGCGTAAGTATTTCATGAAAAACTTTGCTCCGGGAGAAGACAGATTTGCCGGAGTCGAAACAACCGAAGCTAGCAACGGCTGTCCGGTTTTGACTGATGCTTTAGCTTATCTGGAATGCGAAGTAATTGGTCGGATGGAATGTGGCGATCATTGGGTAGTTTATGCAGCAGTTGAAAACGGTCATTTGCTCAAAAATGACGGGGTGACAGCGGTGCATTACCGCAAGTCTGGGAGTCATTATTAA